The following coding sequences lie in one Caproicibacterium argilliputei genomic window:
- a CDS encoding ABC transporter substrate-binding protein: MNRNRTAAALLAAVMSLSAAACGEETASSVIPLSAAPSRAVSSAVSAAPAAKSAVKVTFALDPDTAAPLLGGLYTAEAEGYFSKCGLDVTFQTATSAADAAQLAAAGTVQFTTAGQSTAFAQALTSDKPLTAVAALLQHSDAGILLPAPLKITRPKQLENVLCQTAGKSLPAAKLATVVTADGGNAALLKASAEAGTSLTAVLKAGTTAVCGSYSWDGMVSRQAGISANFLFFRDVSPELDDYPLLLAANSSFLKKQPQAAKDFVTAVKMGYAYAAAHPENTASLVCSKVPALQNQKSLVQRSLIWLAGKYTDDAARWGQLDTARWNRFYTWMNQNKLTSKAIPLGTGVTNTYLQ; this comes from the coding sequence ATGAACCGCAACCGTACCGCCGCAGCTCTGCTGGCGGCGGTAATGAGTCTTTCCGCGGCTGCCTGCGGGGAAGAAACCGCTTCGTCGGTCATTCCGCTGTCAGCAGCCCCTAGCCGGGCGGTTTCCTCCGCTGTCAGCGCAGCGCCTGCGGCAAAATCCGCCGTCAAAGTAACTTTTGCGCTTGACCCGGACACCGCCGCTCCGCTGCTCGGCGGTCTTTACACTGCCGAAGCGGAAGGATACTTTTCCAAATGTGGGTTGGATGTCACATTTCAAACTGCGACATCCGCTGCGGATGCCGCACAGCTTGCAGCCGCCGGCACTGTGCAGTTTACAACGGCAGGTCAGAGTACCGCTTTTGCGCAGGCGCTGACTAGCGACAAGCCGCTGACCGCCGTTGCCGCCCTGCTGCAGCACAGCGATGCCGGCATTCTCTTGCCTGCGCCGCTGAAAATCACACGGCCGAAACAGTTGGAAAACGTGCTGTGTCAAACCGCCGGAAAATCCCTGCCCGCCGCCAAACTTGCCACGGTGGTGACCGCCGACGGCGGAAACGCCGCCCTGCTAAAAGCATCCGCAGAAGCCGGCACCAGCCTGACTGCTGTACTGAAAGCCGGAACAACCGCGGTTTGCGGCAGTTACAGCTGGGACGGCATGGTCAGCCGGCAGGCAGGCATATCCGCCAACTTCCTGTTTTTCCGTGATGTTTCGCCGGAACTGGATGATTACCCACTGTTGCTGGCTGCAAACAGCAGCTTTCTGAAAAAGCAGCCGCAAGCAGCAAAGGATTTTGTAACGGCAGTCAAGATGGGCTATGCTTATGCCGCCGCGCATCCGGAAAACACTGCAAGTCTGGTTTGCTCCAAAGTGCCTGCCCTGCAGAATCAAAAGTCGCTGGTGCAACGCAGCCTAATCTGGCTTGCCGGAAAATATACCGACGATGCCGCACGTTGGGGGCAGCTGGACACCGCACGTTGGAACCGCTTTTACACTTGGATGAATCAAAACAAACTGACATCCAAGGCGATTCCGCTTGGCACCGGCGTCACCAATACGTATCTGCAATAA